Part of the Tribolium castaneum strain GA2 chromosome 4, icTriCast1.1, whole genome shotgun sequence genome is shown below.
aaatttgtagacAAATGTCTACGAAAATGGCCTATTTCGAACTGAAAACTGAAGACAGAATTTCAGCGATTTCGATGTGTTTTCAAAGAACTTGTTAATGCtaaaattgttgtaaattacTGCGTCGTGTTAGTAGATAAGAGAGGGTTCATGAAAAGGGACTAGAAAGTTGTAATTCcgcaaattgttttaaaatttccaacaaataagtaaaataagaAGTTTATGTTGCGCAGGAACGTCGATTGTCAACGTCTCCCCGTTTATATTTATAAGAGTCAAATTGGTAGAAGAAAATGGCTTAACAATTaggcttatttttattaaattattattttattaaattgatcTTCAACTATTGCTCGcttaaaaacgaatcaaaccGTCTTGAAACAGCTCAAATCGTCTTATTTAATGATTCCTCGCTTAGAATTGAACCAAATTGCCTGGGACCAGCACTAGTTTGGTTGGAATGTCATGATTGCCAACAACTTTTCGATTAAAAACGGGACAACTCACATTCAAATAGCTTATTGTCATTATCATCGATTAGATACTAAACTTTTAGTAtatgtatttcaaatttttagacTGTTTTCCATTACAATCATTTATTACTGAATTTTCGACTTTAACTTTTCTAAGTCTCGCCATTTTCGGGTCTTCACCACGTttccattattttatttcaattggGTTggcaaatgttttattttttaaggtaGTATTTGTAATATCGGCGTTTAAACAGATGTAATTGAGTACAAATTTGAAGTAGGTggcattttgaataaaaaaaaaacgatgcaattcactaattacacAAGTTACACTTTAACTCGTAGTAGacataatgaaaataaaactgCTTGAGTTCGTTTAAATAAGGGTACAATTCATCGACCTTTATCAACATGTTAGTAAACAAATAGATATCGGTAAAAATTATGGCAAACTCGGAAAACGTTTCCAACTAGCAAACTATTCAAGTGATGAGTTATAGAGAAatacatacagggtgctcagaaactggcgcaccaactcagtggtacgttattgaaaatcaagtgcagattacgggaaaaatgttgaaaaaattcctaaagtcatattttaaaaaatctgaagctacaaacttattgtgttaacttctttagttttcattatttttttatgtttttatggtTCACActaggtaatcgttccctaccaaaatgatgaataattatttttaaattttttatcagactttagcagtttctttaatttaaaaaaaataaaatttatcaaaaaaatcacaatatgtagatgtgccaacactgggaattatttcctaggaaactgtttcaaaaataatttattttcattgttgatcaaattgtattgtgatcatgactgttagacaacgttgccacatatcatttatctaaaatccgttatttatcaataactttaatagaaataatttttttactatttttacgtttatatgtaaccagttttctaccacaccattgagttggtgcgtcagtttttgagcacgctgtatacatAATAACAAAAAGCATTCAAATACGAGTCtaactttcttaatttttgtttttaatttttaaatgttctaAATTATGTTTATAATAGGAATTGTATTTTTAAGTAAGGCTTAAAAAACGTCAGCCCAGCCGTTAGAAAACCCGGAAATACCTATGACCATGATTATTTTTCGCAAACGTGTTTACATAAAATGACGATAACACGTAACAAttcatacaaataaataaaaaaaatagattttatttACCTTGACTCCGCCCATTGTGAACAAAAATGGGCAAACACCCgtatttgcttttttgtttacttttccTTTCCTTCTCATCTCCGGAACCGTCCAGTTGCGGGATAAGTGTAACATCAAGATCGTCATCCATactttctaaaatatttttaaacggcGTAGTATCAGCCATTGAGATGCTCAAATCAAGTTCGTTTTCttcctcttcttcttcttcttcgtcTTCTTCCTTCGGCAACTGCGACAAAATACTATCCGCTTCTTCACTTTCGTTATTTCTCCGGCCCAAATCTTGCAAAATCTCAAACAAATCTCTGGCGTCATCGTCAAAAGTTGCATTTAGATCCACACTGTCGTTCAAACTTGAATGAGTTTCAACAAAAGACgcgttttttatattttcattttggggCGTTTCAGCCGGATAAACACTGAGATTTTGATCAACAGTCTCGTTGGAATCATCCAAAAGACAGAGTTTTTCAAAGAGGGctcttttgaaaatttcgtgAGACTTCGTGGGCTCCACTTGCGAATGTTCAAGAGTCAAGCAAGGCCCCATTTGCGAGTCTTCCTCTTTATCCCTCAATCTTTGCTTCTCGTCTTCCCACAGTGCGGCAATTCCGGGATTTACCCCCATTTTACCATCCGCTATTTCCAATCTATTGAGAATATTTTCGCACAAAGTATCAGCTTCGAGTTGACTGTAGCTCTGTTTATGCGAATCGTCTCTGAATTTAAGATCGTTGAGCAAAATCCGACTCATTCCGTGCAGATTATAATCAATCATGAATTGTAAAATGTAGGGGATGTGCGATTCGTGTGGTTGGTACAACCGGCCGTGAATCACTTCGCTTTGTAACATGTTGCCAAccttgcggattaaattaggATTGTACAAATAAATCTTGAAAAACTGGTGCTCCCGCGTATGGTAGCCATAAAACGGACTAatcaaaataagtaaaagttgcAATAGATCTTACTTGGACTCACATCCCAGAAACTAGAGTTATTTTGTAGACGTGTTGGGTCAAAGCTGAGGCTTGACCGAACGACACGTTTAAGGCTTTATCAATGCTTGCGGCAATTTGGTATTTGAGACTGTTGCAGTCTTCAGAGCCGTCGTACGGAATGTACAAATAGGGGAAGACGCCATGGAcgtgcaaacaaattttttgacCTAAAATTGTTGGTTCAAGACTCGATTTGTTCGTTTAGAGACACAGACCTTCAGCTGTTGAACCAAAAATGCGAATTGTCGGGACCTGGCTTATTGAGGAGCCTCGGAAATCCGAATACATGATGTCCAAGTCTTGGATGGGGGCTGACATGTAGTAATCAACATTTACAATTCGGATGGCGTTTTTAATAGACAttttgttaatgaaaatatataaaagctaactgtagaaaaataaataaaatacaaaaatgtacacaaaaacaagaaataataaagtgAGGTTACGTCACATGTTTACGTTCTTGTGGAGTAGTAAGAAGGATTACCGTTGGAATTGGTTGTTTCAGTCACGTGGTTCccattcattaatttaaaaatttcccaatattttttttacaatttataaattaactgtgttaatattattattaaattctaaTCTGATAAACTTATTTCGGTATATATTATACATTAATCAATTAACATCTTCAAGAAAGGTCAGttttttcctcaaaatttCTTGTGAGTgcattgataataatttatccTCCGTAGTCTGACCGAAATTTTGTTCAGAAAATAATCTAAATCACTGTAAAAAGATTCAAACAGACGTCAATCCCAATctaatttggttattttttgtcaatatttgcaaaataacTTAGTTTCTCGCTTAAAAACCAGacagaaataaagaaaataatataaaaattaataagtgaATCTTTGGCTGCAAAACGTGTTAAAATCACATGTTAAAACGCTAAAAAATCTTTACCGATGATATACCTTGGCCTAAGTATTTGAACAGCAAATTCTgggaaaaagtaaatttttaaattaaaactatacTAAATAACATGATTTATTGCAAATTCGTATTTTCAGAGAaaacttttgcaaaataagtgagttatctcactcaaaaaaaaacgaattaaacttaaaaacaacgtaaatgtaacaaaaaggCCAAAATAACGTTACTATTAATTTGACTATGAATGagttaattatattattaggATAGCAGACAAGGTGcagtttgttttgttatttttaaggGCTTCTTTAGGgctacttttaattttcgtttaTGTTATTTGACATAAATGTTAGCCAATTTATGCAAtctaaatacatttttggttaaataatttgctaaaatgctcaaaaaagctaaaaataatatcattttCGATCTTTCTCTGTAACTGATTTTCAGTGTATGTGAAAGAAACGcaaaatttacattaaaaatgttcTTAAGCATTAAAAAAGGCAAAACATAATTATAGGTTTTTACAGTCTGAcgaagaaaaatttgcaaaaaaataatacagagtgtatcagaaatacgtgtgttaattttaacaggtaacagagctcaacagataaatcatttttctgtttttaatttttcaataaaagttttgcaaatttatttaaaatttggaaaagaaaacaattaaaacttgtacccgcctatgggtacaaaaataaaactaccgAACTATTTTGGTTGTGATAGAAATGGATaatttatagttattaataatacgagtgcgaaaacaatagcttaaagttcgagggctgttgTTATGCAACATAtgagtgttattcaaaatttttttgttggagcattttaatttaaaacatgttgctatgggaaacgtgttttaaaacagtgtttataatctaggattcagatattaaaaaggaggcttaaaatgttaccaacacaaaaaacaatttaaaacaactatgaaaattgttgctatgaatatataaactaattattaaacactgagcGGGTCGTTTTTGTACAAAAGAAAggagaaaaacagtgaaagcaataaataagaattttgcaaaatgttacgTGTATATAGAAAAGTGTTGtactttgttaattttattacgcGGTAAAGTAACACACGTctgtatttctgatacaccctgtataatttatCTTTAGCGGaagaaaatttcgcaaaatataaaacgagtatttttattctatctatatttatttattttagtagAGGCGAAGCCAGCTGGTGTGTTTATACTTGTAATTATCAGAATCgtaaaaaatacgaattattaaaataagcaGATTTTCCGACTTCTTTGCATCTGTAGTAGTTATTTAGTTAGTTTAAgggtttattttacaattgtcAGATAAACCCCGGATAAGTTATTTCTAGTATAATTACTATGGttacaattgttacaacaatgtatttttcaaaatttaaccctaaatttgtaaatttgtaaaatgcGCCCTAAAAGACTAAAAgacctttttttaaatctaggGCAGATACTTTATATTTGTTATGATGTCTGTTATCAGTTGTGTCATGTATCAGACTATTATTATCTGCCACGAGAACTTAATAAATTTAGTGAAAACATCGCGGATTACTTTATCTGatcaatttttcttaattaccaTAGTAAATGGATAAAATTTTACGCTAATAATATTGATGGGTGATGGGTGAATTATTCCAAAATAGATATTCGCTTTGTATACATAAACCAATTTAAAACTCCAAACTTTACTTTTTGATAGGGTATCAGTTTTCGCGAAAAAGGAACCCTTGAGCATGTAGTCACTACATTATCTCATATCATCCGCAACATTTGTGTGTTTAAGTGATAGTGAGCTGACATACAGTCTTACAGTAGCGATAATCTtccaaaaagtaaaaaaatgttctaatTTGTGCAAATAAGGTAAGTTAATTTGCctgtaattgataaaaatgtaccTTTTATAGTCGAGATTATGGaatttttaggttttgttCCATCATGCGGCAGATATTATGGTTGATCACgttttgcacaattttgaaatttgccTTTTGCGAAATTATTTGCAACGATCCCAAAGGAAGTTGTGGATGTTTAGGTCGTCGCGTATTATGTTCTACGGCAAAAACCGACGATATCATCATTGATATCAGCAAAGGAATAATTGACATGGAGTGTCCCAGAGAATTGAAACAACTCCACTTTGAAAAGCCTCCAAACGTGACTATTGACAGcgacatttcaaaatttacaatGCGGTATTGTCCACTACCACCGAACAACTTCAGAGAAATTTTCGCCTGGTTTTCGCTACAAAATGTGGAAACATTCGAATTTTACGCCTCGGAGCTGAACGCCTGCACCTtaacaaacaaatattttcaatcattGGAAAATCTGAAACAGTTAATTCTCTCTGATAACGCAATTGATGATTTGGACGAAAACTTTTTCACAAACATGCCACAAGTGAAACTTCTAGACCTCAAAAATAATCGCATCAAATTGACAAAATCgactttcaaaaatttacagtttttacaACACTTGGATTTGTCGTCcaataacataaaatttgTACCTCACGGAGCCTTTCAAGAACTCGAAACGCTGACAACTTTGAATTTGTTCGACAACCAACTGACCAAAATCGACGATTTTACATTTGCCGGACTTTCAAACCTGCAATCGCTCGAATTAAGCGCcaacaaaatacaaacaatAAGTGAAAACGCATTCGCCACTCTTAAAAATCTGACACGGATTAATCTTTCAAACAACTTCCTTAAAACACTGCCTGGGGGGTTATTCCAAGGCAACAGAAACCTAAAAACGCTCAGACTTAAACACAATATTGGGTTACAACTCCCGGGTTTAGTTTTCGCAAATTTATTCCTAACCGAAGTGGATTTGACGAAGTGTCGTTTAGGCGAGATCCCCGAAAATGTTTTTGAGAACACGACAACGTTGAAAGTTGTCGAGTTGGGAGGAAATGATTTGGAAGACTTGCCAGAGAACGTGTTCAAAGGCTTGACGAATTTGGGCAAAATTTCTTTGCAACACAACAAGATTAAGTCAATTTCACACTTGTTCAAAGGACTTGAGCGAATTACTTTGCTGCAGCtacaaaaaaactcaattgaGAAAATTGAGAGCGAAGCTTTCGCCGATTTGATAAAtctggaaaaaattaacttgcGGGGGAATagaattaaacaaattaacccGCTTGTTTTTTCAAGGAATCATAAACTAAAAACCGTCGTTTTGGCTGATAATGAGATAGTGGATAAGTTTGAGGAGGCAATAACTTCAACTCAAACAAATAACTTGATTCGCTGGAATTTGCGCCACAACCGGATCCAGCAAATAAAGGTGAATTCTTccgtgtttataatttttctctaCTGTTGAGTTTCAGCTCGCGAACTGGAAAAACGTATCAATAACACTCGATTACAATCCACTTATTTGTAACTGTCTCAATTACAATTTACTGAACCATATCAGAAACCAGACAAGAAGTAATAACTTGACAATAactgcaaaaaatgttaaatgtgAGGGCTCTCAAGTGTTTGAGAATCTTGAACTGTCGAGTCTCACATGTTCACTGGacgaaatttccaaaaattatttgtgtccTAAAAACTGCTCGTGCATTTGGAGACCTTTCGACGCTTCTGTCGTAATCAACTGTTCAAATAAATCGCTCGTTAAGTACCCACAAGTGGACCTAAGTCAGTTAACTTACGTTTACAACGACATTGAATTACAccttgaaaataataaattggaaTCAGGGCCTGAGCGCCGTTTTGGTTTTCtcaatattacaaaattgttTCTTTCAAACAACACAATCAGGTCAATTGATTGGGTGCCACCAAGGCTTAAGgtaaaacatattattttttgcgttttgaaataaattaataatttgttttgaagTCATTACATTTGGACAAAAACCGCATCAGCAAAATCCCTCCCAAAGTCATTGAGGTTTTAAAACAGACAACTTTGGTAAATTTGACTTTAAACGACAATCCTTGGATGTGCGATTGTGGGGCTGAAATTTTGGCCCAATTTTTGCGTACATTTCCGGTGAGTTGTGTCCCTGTCCcgattttaataacaattaacacTTCCAGAACTTTTCCACTAACATTTATTGCGCTAACACAACCCTTCGCCTAATTGATATGAAAAAGGAGGACTTTTGCAAAAGCCAGACTGTCCTTTATTTAACAACACTAACCCTCTCACTCCTTCTCATTTCAGCCCTTTTGGCCATTTTCTACTACCGGAACCAGGAAACTATCAACTTCTGGCTTCTTTCCCACAATTTGTGTTGGTTTAGTGAAGAAAATCGCGATAAAGACAAGATCTACGACGTTTTTATCAGTTATTCACATAAAGACGAACATTTTGTCGAGGCTCTCTTATCGTTCCTTGAAAAAGGTCCCAATTCTTTTAAAACTTGCGTACATTATCGTGATTGGACGCCTGGAGAGCCTATCGTGAGCCAAATCATCAATTCCGTGGTGAATTCGCGCCGAACTTTGGTGGTGCTTTCAAGGAATTTCCTCGAAAGTGTTTGGGGGAAAATGGAGTTTAAGACGGCGCACAGGCAAGCTTTGAGCGATGGAAGGAATCGGGTTGTGGTAGTTTGGTATGGAGATGTTGAAGTTGAGAAGTTGGATGAGGAGTTGAAGGTGTATTTGCGGACTAATACTTTTGTTAAGTGGGGGGATAAGTTTTTTTGGGAAAAGCTGAAGATAGCGTTGCGACGGACTGTGAAATGGGGGTCCAAAATGGGGGTACAAGAGGAGGAAGATATGTTAATAGTGTAGTCAGTCTCTTTGAAGACTTTTTGTATTAATACAGGGCCAGGGCCGAGCCAAGACCGCGTGTAGGTCCCAAATATTGCGCCCCTTACtcgtataaaaatattaaaaaaaataataataagttaaataaatgaaataaaaaaaaatttgaaatagtatatttatacaaaaataaaactattcgTAACAAGAATCATTTCAAGTTTTGTGCAGGTACATCAGCGGTTGAGTATTTACATTCctaatatttacataatttactcAATAAATTCACATTACTTTGCTCTaggcattttttttctaaaatacaaTTTATCTAATCTATTAGGTATTTCTCTTTCCACTACAGGAGTAGGAAGTtaggaaaattattaaatcgaTTTTGAGACTTCGTCttagataatttttgatagtttttctGAAAAGGTCCTCTCTTCACAAGCAGAAAGTGCTAATATTAAGAGAGTTGTAGGAGCAACAGTAATAATACATAGTGGAAAATGCTGATACTGATTGAGACCTGATTACACTAAATAGAAAAcgtgaattttaaaataatttttagaatttgctACTGGTTTGTTCTCATTTCCATAACCaaattgctttgtttttttattaacttcacAATTCTGTCGATTAActgaatgtttgaaaaacgtttttacttaattttgtaaaaagtataaacaatttgttatgtttatggttggtcattttactaaaatttactttaaataaagaaatagaATGGcataccaaaaaactattggagATACAAATTTGTAACTACAGTTGAATGAACcaggtaaaaattaaaaattaaattaaattttggtttttctgattttttgcGATTTAATACTTTTGTATTCGCATATATTTATTTCTTCCATGTGTTGAGAACAAATTTGGCGATTAGTGATAATTAGTATTCATTTTACTCCATTTTtcgtcataaataaatttacaaaaagaaaagttctgaaaataattgaaacatATATGAAATTATAGGGAGCTTAGAAAAGGAAACTGTCGAAGAGGTTGACATAAATTTATCTATGAGGAACTGAAAACGTAAATACAGCTGAAGCCGCTTAGAAGCGCttgaaaagaaattaattctGAGAAAAATCAGAAACTTAGGTtgctacttttttattttttctcgaataaatattttatacgaTTTgttctttatgtcttcttaCGTCCACATCacgaattcaaaaaacaactttttgagATATCAGTCTAATTGTTCATTGACCGGAGTCATTATTGTTACAGTcgattttctattttctacaGTGGCAGTCTTTTTAATGGACtttattttctgcaaaaatcaagaaaattttACGCATGGTTTGCCCAAgtcatttggaaaaattacaaaatctttcaaagctttaaaaagttatttaaaatttataatttataattaaattattataatttttatttttattttttgaagaagcttattttgtcTTTGAAAAGGAGGCTAGGCCTCCACAAAACTCCAAAACCGTAACAAGTTTTAAGAATAAACAACAgtctactattttttttcggtCAAAGACTATTTTAGTAAGCTTTGTTTTATGCAATAATCAGGAAAATTGTACGATgattcgtcaaaaaataattaggtagTCTAGCtagtgacaatttttttgagaaagctaaaaaataattgaaattttatgaaGCAATTGtcggtttattattttttttcaatcgaAGGGCTTTTTGTTAAGCTTTGTATTCTTCAGAAATCAGGAAAATTGTTTGGATgatgcattaaaaaataattcgtctACAAACAACCaatactaaaatattttgcgaaaaccaaaaaaactattacttaTTACAGAATAGCTTTGGATAACACGTCTACAAATGAGCGAAAGCACTTTTCATAAggaaaaaaacggaaaaaattGGGAAATGAATTGCCAAAAAATGAGCCAATAGCAAGATATTtggcaaaaaccaaaaagcCGTTACTGCCGAAAGAAGCTATTGTCAGTTAACtgattttttacagtcgatTATTCTTTATCTTcagcaaaaattagaaaaaatgtagGGGATGATTCGTCAAAAATCAGCCAATGCCAAAATGTGTTGCGTTCcgatttacaaaatatttaattacaatcaaCGAAATATTAAGGCCCTAAAAGCggttgttattttttgcaattaaaggCCTTTATACATaaattaagctttgttttcagcaaaaataaaaaaagttacggTTAATTGACCTAAAAACGGGCCATTGCCATAATATTTTGAGgaaacccaaaaatttattacagctctaataaaaagtaataaactgTAAGTTCAGTTCTATTTTTACAATCAAAGGTCTTTTAGATAAGCTTTGTTTCTGCAAACAacggtaaaatttaaaaaatcgtttgcctaaaaacgagccaaaatattttgagaaaacccAAAAATTCATTACCGCTCTAAGCTTTTATAGTTAAAGACTAAATAACTCGTTTACAAACGAACAAAAgcacttttaataaagtttgtCTTCAGCAGATACGGCAAAAAATTAAGGGATGAGTTATTTTAATGGAAAATACAAAACCAAAACTTACTCTAAACCACAATAAAATACTTGTAAATATCTTCATTAAAACACATATGATATTATTTAATATCATAACAATACAATATATTATAAGAATTACAGCCGAATTG
Proteins encoded:
- the LOC662755 gene encoding protein toll isoform X1: MRQILWLITFCTILKFAFCEIICNDPKGSCGCLGRRVLCSTAKTDDIIIDISKGIIDMECPRELKQLHFEKPPNVTIDSDISKFTMRYCPLPPNNFREIFAWFSLQNVETFEFYASELNACTLTNKYFQSLENLKQLILSDNAIDDLDENFFTNMPQVKLLDLKNNRIKLTKSTFKNLQFLQHLDLSSNNIKFVPHGAFQELETLTTLNLFDNQLTKIDDFTFAGLSNLQSLELSANKIQTISENAFATLKNLTRINLSNNFLKTLPGGLFQGNRNLKTLRLKHNIGLQLPGLVFANLFLTEVDLTKCRLGEIPENVFENTTTLKVVELGGNDLEDLPENVFKGLTNLGKISLQHNKIKSISHLFKGLERITLLQLQKNSIEKIESEAFADLINLEKINLRGNRIKQINPLVFSRNHKLKTVVLADNEIVDKFEEAITSTQTNNLIRWNLRHNRIQQIKLANWKNVSITLDYNPLICNCLNYNLLNHIRNQTRSNNLTITAKNVKCEGSQVFENLELSSLTCSLDEISKNYLCPKNCSCIWRPFDASVVINCSNKSLVKYPQVDLSQLTYVYNDIELHLENNKLESGPERRFGFLNITKLFLSNNTIRSIDWVPPRLKSLHLDKNRISKIPPKVIEVLKQTTLVNLTLNDNPWMCDCGAEILAQFLRTFPNFSTNIYCANTTLRLIDMKKEDFCKSQTVLYLTTLTLSLLLISALLAIFYYRNQETINFWLLSHNLCWFSEENRDKDKIYDVFISYSHKDEHFVEALLSFLEKGPNSFKTCVHYRDWTPGEPIVSQIINSVVNSRRTLVVLSRNFLESVWGKMEFKTAHRQALSDGRNRVVVVWYGDVEVEKLDEELKVYLRTNTFVKWGDKFFWEKLKIALRRTVKWGSKMGVQEEEDMLIV
- the LOC662755 gene encoding protein toll isoform X2, which translates into the protein MRQILWLITFCTILKFAFCEIICNDPKGSCGCLGRRVLCSTAKTDDIIIDISKGIIDMECPRELKQLHFEKPPNVTIDSDISKFTMRYCPLPPNNFREIFAWFSLQNVETFEFYASELNACTLTNKYFQSLENLKQLILSDNAIDDLDENFFTNMPQVKLLDLKNNRIKLTKSTFKNLQFLQHLDLSSNNIKFVPHGAFQELETLTTLNLFDNQLTKIDDFTFAGLSNLQSLELSANKIQTISENAFATLKNLTRINLSNNFLKTLPGGLFQGNRNLKTLRLKHNIGLQLPGLVFANLFLTEVDLTKCRLGEIPENVFENTTTLKVVELGGNDLEDLPENVFKGLTNLGKISLQHNKIKSISHLFKGLERITLLQLQKNSIEKIESEAFADLINLEKINLRGNRIKQINPLVFSRNHKLKTVVLADNEIVDKFEEAITSTQTNNLIRWNLRHNRIQQIKLANWKNVSITLDYNPLICNCLNYNLLNHIRNQTRSNNLTITAKNVKCEGSQVFENLELSSLTCSLDEISKNYLCPKNCSCIWRPFDASVVINCSNKSLVKYPQVDLSQLTYVYNDIELHLENNKLESGPERRFGFLNITKLFLSNNTIRSIDWVPPRLKSLHLDKNRISKIPPKVIEVLKQTTLVNLTLNDNPWMCDCGAEILAQFLRTFPPFWPFSTTGTRKLSTSGFFPTICVGLVKKIAIKTRSTTFLSVIHIKTNILSRLSYRSLKKVPILLKLAYIIVIGRLESLS